The Engystomops pustulosus chromosome 1, aEngPut4.maternal, whole genome shotgun sequence genome has a window encoding:
- the PPP2CB gene encoding serine/threonine-protein phosphatase 2A catalytic subunit beta isoform — protein MEDKTFTKELDQWIEQLNDCKQLNESQVRTLCEKAKEILTKESNVQDVRCPVTVCGDVHGQFHDLMELFRIGGKSPDTNYLFMGDYVDRGYYSVETVTLLVALKVRYPERITILRGNHESRQITQVYGFYDECLRKYGNANVWKYFTDLFDYLPLTALVDGQIFCLHGGLSPSIDTLDHIRALDRLQEVPHEGPMCDLLWSDPDDRGGWGISPRGAGYTFGQDISETFNHANGLTLVSRAHQLVMEGYNWCHDRNVVTIFSAPNYCYRCGNQAAIMELDDTLKYSFLQFDPAPRRGEPHVTRRTPDYFL, from the exons ATGGAGGACAAGACATTCACCAAGGAGCTGGACCAGTGGATCGAGCAGCTGAACGACTGCAAGCAACTGAACGAGAGCCAAGTGCGCACTCTGTGCGAGAAG GCAAAAGAAATCCTTACTAAAGAGTCAAATGTGCAGGATGTCCGCTGCCCTGTCACCGTATGTGGAGATGTCCATGGCCAATTTCATGACCTCATGGAGCTATTCAGAATTGGTGGAAAATCCCCAGACACCAACTACCTGTTTATGGGAGATTATGTGGATCGGGGCTATTACTCTGTGGAGACCGTGACTCTTCTTGTAGCGTTAAAG gtccGTTACCCAGAACGTATCACAATATTGAGAGGAAACCATGAATCCCGACAAATCACTCAAGTTTATGGTTTTTATGATGAGTGTCTACGGAAATATGGAAATGCGAATGTATGGAAGTATTTCACAGATCTCTTTGACTACTTACCATTAACGGCTTTAGTTGATGGCCAA atTTTCTGTCTTCACGGAGGTCTTTCACCATCTATCGATACCCTGGATCATATCCGTGCTTTGGATCGTTTACAGGAAGTTCCACATGAG ggGCCAATGTGTGACCTTTTGTGGTCTGATCCAGATGATCGTGGTGGTTGGGGCATTTCCCCTCGAGGTGCTGGCTACACTTTTGGGCAGGATATTTCTGAAACTTTTAACCACGCCAATGGACTGACTTTGGTGTCACGTGCTCATCAGCTTGTAATGGAG GGCTACAACTGGTGTCATGACAGAAATGTGGTGACTATTTTCAGTGCACCTAACTATTGTTATCGTTGTGGAAATCAGGCAGCTATAATGGAACTGGACGATACCCTAAAATACTCCTT TCTTCAATTTGATCCTGCTCCTCGGCGTGGAGAGCCGCATGTTACTCGACGCACTCCTGACTATTTCCTATAA